The Acidobacteriota bacterium sequence TGCTTCCATCCCATCAGGCGTAAATACAGGACAGCCGTGAAGGTTCGGATCGAGAAGCCCTTGAGCAAAAACCTGCGGTTTCAAGCCCGGAGGTTTCTGCCCAAGGTAAGGACCTGTCAAGACCGGGAAATCATCCTGCTGTGCGTTAATACACGGAGCCAATGTGGCGGATATCAGAAGCACAACACAAATTGCCTTAGATTTCATTGTTTAATAACCTCTCTTCCGTTTCTTATCTACTAATACTAATACTAACCAGCGACTTCCACTAACAGTAGAATAAGCCATTTTAACACTAAAATCGAATTCCAAAAGAGTTTGGGGAGAGTGAGGTCCACCCCGCCATGAATATTGACCCCGCCGCTCGGTGAGGTTATCTTAGATCCATTAATCCACGCAGATACAGAGGAAAACGAGGGTCAATGGACCCCACGGCAAGCTGTGGGCCACCCGGCGGTCTCGGATATGGTCGGCCACACCATACCGGAGAGGATAGACTAATACCTGGATGACACCCAATGTAACACCACAGCGAGGACGCACCGACTACGCTACATCCGGGGGCTGATGATGGAACACCTCATTGACGTCAAGGGTATGGGCTTTGAGCAGGTAATGGCCGACAGTGTGACCAGAGACGCCGTCTGTCAGGAGATGATGGTTTGGCGAACGTTACTGAAAGGCCGCAACCAGCCTCCAGTTGACTAAAGGTCGCCATCGCCTTTGCTTCAACTGGAGAATAGAGAGATGGCTGGTCAGCAAATAACATGGGGCCAGAAGTACTATCGCGATATCCTCCAACGACTTCCATCAATCCTAGCACAGTGTGTCCTCACGGGAAACAGAAAAAACCATAGGAACTCGGGGAGAGTGGGGGCGGGTTTAGCCTTATAAAGGCGGAACATTGGTTCTTGAAAATCTGTATAACGGATGTATTTGAAGTTTCTGAGCTCAAACAACAGCCGTGCGGACAACTGGGACATAATAGTGTAGTGAATAGTCAACCCCGCTTTTCTCTCGCCTGTTCCTTTGTTTTGCCGTACCCGGCCATTAGTCTATCCTGTCGTTGGTCGTGGTTCCATCCGACCGTGTCGGTTAAAAGCTCTTCACGGAAAGGCTACGCTACTTCTTTGCCCGTTTCCACAGCTTTTGAAATTACTTTGGCACTTGCTTCATGGGGGCCATTGATTGTATCTTGTCCATTCTCCTACCGCGTAGGCCGAAGGTGCGGCTGGCCCAAACCGTCGCTGGATGACAAAAGGGAAGCAGCAGAGAGAGTTCCTAAATGAATGTACGAACGGCTACATACTTACTCGGCCTCGTAATTGCAGGATTATCCCTGTCCCACTGTGGCGGCAGCTCCGGTGGCGCCCGGGGTAACGGGGGCAACAACCTGGTACCAGCAGTTGAGGCGGTTCAGGCCGATGTCGGCTCGCTCCCGCTGATCGAACGGTTGAGCGGAGTGGTCCGAGCGAAAAACCAGGTTGAAATCTACACTGAAATCAGCGCGACCATCATGCAGGTCCACGTGAATGACGGCGACGCCGTCACCGAGGGACAACCCCTGATTCAACTCCGTGACACCGAATTTCGCGAGCGGCTGAAACAGGCTCGGGCCGGCTACCAGATCGCCATCGCGCAAGCAAGCCAGGCAGAGATCCGACTGGGCAAGCTCCGGTCCGACCTCGAACGCGCCGAAACCCTGGCCGAGAAACGGTTGGCCAGCGCGACTGAACTTGAGGCTGTTCAGACCGAGGCAGCCTCAGCCGAGGCCGATGTTGCCCTGGCCAAAGCCCGTGTCGAGCAGGCCCAGGCCACAATCGACGAGTACGAAGAGGCACTCGCCCGAACCGTGATCCGCGCCCCGGTCGCCGGAACGGTCGGTGATCGGAACGCCGAAATCGGCATGTCTGTCAACGGCAACATCCGCCTGTTCACCCTTGGCCAACTCGACACGCTGCGGATCGGCATTATCCTGACCGATCACATGCTCAATTATATCGAAGCCGGCCAGCGGGCCGAAATCCAGACTGCCAACCTGCCGTTCGGGTCGGCCGCCGCAAAACTCTCCCGCATCTCCCCATTCCTGCACCCGGTGACTCACAGCACCGACGCCGAAATCGATCTGCCCAACCCCGACCATCAGCTCAACCCCGGCATGTTCGTCACTGTCGACGTGTACTATGGCGAAAGCGAACAAGCCACACTCGTGCCGCTGAGCGCGCTGTACGATAACCCTGCCACCGGGGCCACCGGCATCTATGTAACGGCCGACTCCCTTGCCGGGGAAGCGGTCGAGGCTCACGAAGGGGACAAGTCGATCGCTCTCACTGCCCCTGTAGCGTTTGAATTCGTCCCTGTCGATGTGATCGCCAGGGGGCGGACCACCGCCGGAATCACCGGCGTGGAGCCGGGCAAGTGGATTATCACTCTCGGGCAGGACCTCCTCGGCGGCAAGCCGGGTGAAGCCCGGGTCCGAAAGGTGGATTGGAAATGGGTCGAACGCCTTCAGCACCTCCAGCGTGAGAATCTGCTCGAAGAGTTCATGGAACGCCAGCAGGAAGCCGCAACCGGCGAACCGACAACCTGAGCCGCTAATCACTTAACCGGTCTGACATAGTGGTCACAGCACGATGAATATCACGCGCCTCGCCGTCCATCGCCCGGTCGCCACCGCCATGGTGTTCCTGATCATTATCATTCTGGGCGTCATGGCCCTCCGCTATCTCCCGGTCGATCTCCTTCCGCAGATCGAATACCCCAGACTGAGCATCTCGACCTCCTATCCCAATGTAGGCCCGGAGGAAATCGAGACTATCATTACCGACCGCATCGAAAATGCCGTCGCCAGCGTCTCTAATATCGAAGAGGTACGGTCCAGATCCTCGGAGGGCCGCAGCCGGGTGACACTTGAGTTCGCGCAGGGAACCGATATTGATGCCGCCGCTAACGATGTCCGCGCGGCCCTCGACCGTATTCGCGATGACTTTCCGCCTGAAGTTGATCTGCCCCGCATCTGGAAATTCGACCCCGACAACTTCCCGGTCGTCATTCTCGGCGCCCATTCCAGTCGCAGCCTCGATGAACTGACCCGCATCCTCGAGCGTGAGATCGCCCAGCGATTCGAGCAGATCCCGGGGGTCGGCTCGGTCGATGTATGGGGAGGCGTCTACCGTGAGGTTCAGGTTCGTCTCAAGCGCGACCGCCTCGCCTCGAGCCGTCTCTCCGCCGCCGATGTCCGACAGGCGCTGCAGCGGGAGAACGTGACGCTCCCTGGCGGCGACATGCGCGAGGGAATCAGCGACATGTATCTGCGCACCCGCGGCGAATTCCGGTCGCTCGATGAGATCGCCGGCACCATCATCACCGTGGTCGACGGCAAGCCGATCCGCGTTCGCGATGTCGCCGAGGTTGTGGACGGCTACGAAGATATCAACCGGGTCGTTCAGATTGATGGCAAGCCGATGATCCGGCTGGGAGTTCAGAAACAGTCGGGGGCGAACACCGTCGCCGTCGCCGCGGAAGCCCGCAAAGTGATGGAGCAGATCAGCCGCGAGCGTGACGACCTGGAACTGCTGATCGTTATCGACCAGAGTCAGTTTATTCAGAATTCCATCAACAACGTGCAGAAGTCGGCGCTCTTTGGCGGTCTCCTTGCTATCTTCATTCTCTACCTCTTTCTGCGCAATGGTTCAACCACCTTCATTATTGCCCTGTCGATTCCCATCTCGATCATTGCCGCCTTCGGCCTGCTCTTTTTCAATGGTCTGACGCTCAACCAGATGAGCTTCGGAGGGCTCGCACTCGGTATCGGGCTGATCGTAGACAACTCCATTGTCGTGCTCGAGAACATCATCCGCTTGCGGGAGAATCGTCACACGCTTGAGGAAAGCGCGCTGACCGGAGCTAAGCAGGTGAGCGGCGCCATTGTCGCATCCACCCTGACCACGATGGTGATCTTCCTTCCCGTGGTCTTCATGCAGACTATCTCCGGCATGCTCTTTCGGGAACTCGCGCTCGTGGTCGTTTTTGCTTTGCTCTGCTCGCTGCTCGTGGCGTTAACCCTGGTGCCGATGTTGGCCAGCCGCTTCCTCCACCTGCGGGCCGGCGAGAAGACGACCGAGAACGAGAACTCACGGCTCGGTCGCTGGTTCATTTCCCTCCAGGAGGCCTACTCACGCCTTCTGGCGGCGGCGATCCGCCACAAGAAAATTGTCTTTGCCACGACCGGAGTCCTGCTGGTAATCACATTCCTCCTCTGGCCCCTCCTGCCGATCGAACTCGCACCTCAGACCGATGCCGACGAGATCGGGGTGGACTTGCAGATGGCGCAGGGAACGAATATCGCGGTCGTGAACGAATACCTCCAGGAACTGGACCGGATGGTTCGGACAGTCACCCCCATGGATCAGGTCCGCCATCTGACCGCCGAAATCCGTGGCGGCGACGCCGAGGTGGAAATCGCTCTTAAGGGGGCTGACGAACGCACCATGAACAGTTTCGTCCTCGCCGATCAAATCCGCCAGGCTGTTGTAGGTAAGATACCGGGCGCAGACATTCGCGTGTCGGCCCAGTCCGGTCTCTGGATGTTGCAGCGGCTGTTCGGATCGGGCGGGGGCGATGCGGTCGAGGTCGAACTGCGCGGTTATGATCTGGCGATCGCCGATCGCATTGCCAATGACCTCAAGCAAATCATGGATCAGGCGCCGGAAGTGGCCGATGTCCGGGTGAGCCGCCGCGAGGGGCGCCCCGAGCAGAACCTGATCGTTGACCGCGAGAAAATCGCCGATCTAGGTCTCTCGGTCCGACAAGTCGCCGAGGTGATCCAGACCAACATCGGCGGCAGCCGCGCCGGCGTCTACCGTGAAGGGGGAGAGGAGTTTCCTATCACGGTGCGACTCCAACCCGAAGACCGGCTCAGCACGCTCGATCTCAGCAACGTCTCAGTGAGAACCGGTGCCGGCCAGACCCTGCCGGTCTCGGCCGTGGTGCGGACTGAACGCCGCCGCGGCCCGACGGATATCGAGCGAATCAACGGCCGGCGCGTCACCTACATCTCCGCCAACCTCGAAAGCGGCGCCGCGCTCGGGGACGTGGTCGAGGATCTGCAAGCCAGGTTGCGGGATTACGCGCTCCCCGCCGGTTTCTCCCTGGTGTTCAGCGGCGAGTACGAGGAACAGCAGAAAGCGCAGCGCGATTTCCTGCTGTCGATCCTCATGGCCGTGACCCTCATTTACATGGTCATGGCGGCCCAGTTCGAACGGTTCCTCGACCCGCTCATTGTCATGGTCACTGTGCCTTTGGCGTTTGTCGGCGTGGTGCCGACCCTGCTCCTGACCGGTACGACCCTCAACGTGCAAAGCCTGATGGGTATCGTCATGCTTATCGGGATCGTGGTCAACAACGCCATCGTGCTTGTCGACTACATCAACATGATGCGCCGTGAACAAGACCTTTCCATACAGGACGCGGTTCTGCAATCCGGACGGCTGCGGCTGCGGCCGATCCTGATGACCACCTCGACGACCGTGTTGGCGATGCTGCCCCTGGCGTTCGGCGCCGGCGCCGGCGGCGAGATTCAGGCAGCCCTGGCCCGCTCGGTGATCGGCGGCCTGAGCATCTCGGCCCTCATCACCCTGATCCTGATCCCGGTCGTGTACATAACGGTCCATAACGCAATGGCCCGCGTCCGCAAACCGGCCGTCCGGGCCGTTCAACCCGCTGCGGAGTGATGGATCGGCGGCGGCTCCGGGAATAAGCGGGTGGATATAGCTCAGCCGTCTCAGGCGGCGAGGGTAATTCGGCAACAAGCAATCATGCTTACGCAGCGGCTGGAAGCGGGGCTGATTGGAGCGGAAGCACCGAATAAGCTGCGTAGCTGTTCAACGATGGCGACTATCCGTGCAGGGATTTTTTGCAGCGACTTCACTGTACGTAAATGATTTGCCTCCAATGACTGCCGCGTCCTGTTGAATAACATATCTTCACTTGAAACCCGAATTTCACCATAGTTTGGCGAGAGTGAGGTCGGGGCCGCTTTGACCATGCTGCGTTCTCGAATATCCAGTTGCGGAAATCGACTCGCAGAGCCCGCTTGTTCTTTATTAGGCTGCAGGCTTCATTATGATCCAGTTGATAAACTCGTCCCGCAAAGCCCGCCATAATCCTTAACCCCAACGGTTGGGGCCACCCTGTGCTCGTCATCGGATTCACAACCGACCGAGTACGAGCCGAGAAGAAAGACACCATCGCAGAGGGCGGGATACGCGGGTTCTCTAATCCGGAAGATCGTCAAGGACCTGTTTCATGCTCCGTTTATACTCCTTGAACGCGGTGCGCCCGGGATTGCTGAGACGAATGGTCGTGTGCGGCTTCCTGCCCTTATACCCTTTCTTTATCACAACGTAACCAGCATCCTCCAACTTGGCCAGATGAGTAGATAGATTACCCCACGTCAATCCGGTAATTCGCATAAGAAAGACGTAATCCACCGAATCAACCACATACAGATATGTGAGTATCATCAGTCGGGCCGGCGCGTGGATCACCTGATCAATGTGTTCCAGCGGGCTCAGGTCCGGATGCGATGATGGTTCGTTCATCTCATGCTTCCCCTGTGGTAACTTCTTCTCTGGGTGCGGGGTTGTTGCTTAGAAGACGAACGAAGACAAACAAACCGGTTAGAATCATTAGGGTCGCTGTTACCCCGAAGGTGATCGGGAAACCATGGTGGGACGCACTCCCGCGCACCCATAACCATTCACCGATCAGTGGCGATAGGCCGACCAGCAGGCCGTAAACGTATAGCCGGCGAAAATCCAAGAAGTACGCCGCGACACTGCATAACACTAGGCAGATTAGTCCAAAGAGCGCACTCGTTTCGCCACCCGATAGAGCCTCAGAGTTGAAAGATCTCCAAATTCCCAGGATTAACGCGATGATGTTCACGGTGAGCATCACCACAGTGAATTTGCGTAATCTCGTCTTGCGGGCTGAACCAAACCTTACTACCCCGACCCGGGGTTTGACAACGTGCTTGCGGATCAGCCAGATGCCCAGCATTACCATCCCCCAGAAGGGGACAAATACCACCGTACCCCAGAAATCTCCCAAACTCGGGGTTAGGAATGGGGCGATAGCCCATATCAGGAAAACACAGCCTATAAAAATGTCTAATAGACCGTCCTGAGTAGCGACCAGAAAGACCTGGCGCTCAGCCTTCTTCAGGCTAATTACATCACTCATAAATCACCTCTGCTTCAGAGTCGTGTTATCTCCAAAGAGTACTTTTAAATGCAAAGTACTTGTATCTATATTGACGTAACAGGCTGCGAAGTGTTGCAAGTTTTTTGAAGGAAATTACTTGGCAGGGCGCCCCCCCTATGACTCACAAGCTATGTTCCTCCAACGACTTCCGTTAATTTTGGTGAAACACGGCTGTACTATGAAGTCGAAGTCCGCAGAAGTATTGGGAGAGTGATATCGGGCCCGCCATTACTCTCACTGCGGATCAAAGATCAATTCAACAGTTCTGGGTATTGAATAGACAACCCCGCCATATTCTCGATCATTTCCTGCGGCCACATAAACAGGATTCGCCCCGGACTGCATCCTCAGTGCTACGGTGTTAGATAACTCGTCGCAGCGCCAGGGCTACTTCCCTGGTAATACCGGTGGGCGACGACAGCGAGAGTCTGACCACGGCACCCTTTTCTCTAAGGATTCTGCGGAGTTCATCTCTGCCGATCTCACCTAATGGTCGTCCGTTGATGCTATGAATAACATCCCCCGGACTCAATTGAGCTTCCTCCGCAGGTGAACCGGGGAGAATGCGTTCTACTTTCAAGGTTCCCTCATCAGTCTTACTGAATTCGATCCCCGACATATTGTATTCAAACGGTTCGGCGAAGTGACTGTTGGGGACGAGAATCATACGCTTATTCCTGTAATCAAAAGTGACATTGAACCTCCTTAATACGCCATTGCCGAGGTTGCCGTGCTTCTCCATTGCCGAAGGCCCGTGGCGCGGACCGGTCTGGAACGATGACATTACGCCGTG is a genomic window containing:
- a CDS encoding efflux RND transporter periplasmic adaptor subunit, translating into MNVRTATYLLGLVIAGLSLSHCGGSSGGARGNGGNNLVPAVEAVQADVGSLPLIERLSGVVRAKNQVEIYTEISATIMQVHVNDGDAVTEGQPLIQLRDTEFRERLKQARAGYQIAIAQASQAEIRLGKLRSDLERAETLAEKRLASATELEAVQTEAASAEADVALAKARVEQAQATIDEYEEALARTVIRAPVAGTVGDRNAEIGMSVNGNIRLFTLGQLDTLRIGIILTDHMLNYIEAGQRAEIQTANLPFGSAAAKLSRISPFLHPVTHSTDAEIDLPNPDHQLNPGMFVTVDVYYGESEQATLVPLSALYDNPATGATGIYVTADSLAGEAVEAHEGDKSIALTAPVAFEFVPVDVIARGRTTAGITGVEPGKWIITLGQDLLGGKPGEARVRKVDWKWVERLQHLQRENLLEEFMERQQEAATGEPTT
- a CDS encoding transcriptional regulator; translated protein: MNEPSSHPDLSPLEHIDQVIHAPARLMILTYLYVVDSVDYVFLMRITGLTWGNLSTHLAKLEDAGYVVIKKGYKGRKPHTTIRLSNPGRTAFKEYKRSMKQVLDDLPD
- a CDS encoding efflux RND transporter permease subunit; the protein is MNITRLAVHRPVATAMVFLIIIILGVMALRYLPVDLLPQIEYPRLSISTSYPNVGPEEIETIITDRIENAVASVSNIEEVRSRSSEGRSRVTLEFAQGTDIDAAANDVRAALDRIRDDFPPEVDLPRIWKFDPDNFPVVILGAHSSRSLDELTRILEREIAQRFEQIPGVGSVDVWGGVYREVQVRLKRDRLASSRLSAADVRQALQRENVTLPGGDMREGISDMYLRTRGEFRSLDEIAGTIITVVDGKPIRVRDVAEVVDGYEDINRVVQIDGKPMIRLGVQKQSGANTVAVAAEARKVMEQISRERDDLELLIVIDQSQFIQNSINNVQKSALFGGLLAIFILYLFLRNGSTTFIIALSIPISIIAAFGLLFFNGLTLNQMSFGGLALGIGLIVDNSIVVLENIIRLRENRHTLEESALTGAKQVSGAIVASTLTTMVIFLPVVFMQTISGMLFRELALVVVFALLCSLLVALTLVPMLASRFLHLRAGEKTTENENSRLGRWFISLQEAYSRLLAAAIRHKKIVFATTGVLLVITFLLWPLLPIELAPQTDADEIGVDLQMAQGTNIAVVNEYLQELDRMVRTVTPMDQVRHLTAEIRGGDAEVEIALKGADERTMNSFVLADQIRQAVVGKIPGADIRVSAQSGLWMLQRLFGSGGGDAVEVELRGYDLAIADRIANDLKQIMDQAPEVADVRVSRREGRPEQNLIVDREKIADLGLSVRQVAEVIQTNIGGSRAGVYREGGEEFPITVRLQPEDRLSTLDLSNVSVRTGAGQTLPVSAVVRTERRRGPTDIERINGRRVTYISANLESGAALGDVVEDLQARLRDYALPAGFSLVFSGEYEEQQKAQRDFLLSILMAVTLIYMVMAAQFERFLDPLIVMVTVPLAFVGVVPTLLLTGTTLNVQSLMGIVMLIGIVVNNAIVLVDYINMMRREQDLSIQDAVLQSGRLRLRPILMTTSTTVLAMLPLAFGAGAGGEIQAALARSVIGGLSISALITLILIPVVYITVHNAMARVRKPAVRAVQPAAE